From Candidatus Doudnabacteria bacterium, a single genomic window includes:
- a CDS encoding helix-hairpin-helix domain-containing protein, which produces MEEIILKELLVIPGIGKSIAQDLFDLGIRKVSDLKGKDPEKLYKDFCYLQGQQIDRCLLYVFRGAVYFASHKTHDPEKLKWWNWKDQNGGR; this is translated from the coding sequence ATGGAAGAAATAATTTTAAAAGAACTACTGGTCATTCCAGGTATCGGAAAAAGCATTGCGCAAGATTTATTTGATCTGGGAATCAGAAAGGTTTCGGACTTGAAGGGCAAAGATCCGGAGAAACTTTATAAAGATTTTTGCTATCTGCAAGGGCAGCAGATAGACAGATGTTTATTGTATGTTTTTCGGGGAGCAGTTTATTTCGCCAGCCATAAAACTCACGATCCTGAAAAATTAAAGTGGTGGAACTGGAAAGATCAAAATGGCGGAAGATAA
- a CDS encoding HAD family phosphatase: protein MSKKKIKAIIFDFGGVVAYGGYLDFIRHYCVECMTPSGMKKINKMEHQVNLGNISQTEFYREIAKIFHVHLTPARMHRLIVNKMQTNSSLVRLIPKLKKAKIILFSNSIGYMAAEVMKARHLSSKKLFDRVFLSNIMHLAKPDEKSYEFVLKKLKVKPAESLMVDDRIENILPAKRLGMNGIVFKNTRQFAGELKKYELI from the coding sequence ATGAGCAAAAAAAAGATCAAAGCCATAATTTTTGATTTCGGCGGTGTGGTGGCGTACGGCGGATATTTGGATTTTATCAGGCATTATTGCGTGGAATGCATGACGCCTTCCGGCATGAAAAAGATTAATAAGATGGAACACCAGGTGAATCTTGGGAATATATCCCAAACGGAATTTTACCGCGAGATAGCAAAGATCTTTCATGTGCATTTGACCCCTGCTCGCATGCATCGTTTGATAGTGAATAAAATGCAAACCAACTCATCTTTGGTTCGCTTGATCCCAAAATTGAAGAAAGCCAAAATTATTCTATTCAGCAATTCCATAGGCTACATGGCCGCGGAAGTTATGAAAGCGAGACATCTGAGCAGTAAAAAATTATTTGACCGCGTGTTCTTATCCAACATCATGCATCTGGCCAAGCCGGACGAAAAATCTTACGAGTTTGTTCTGAAAAAACTTAAAGTAAAACCCGCCGAATCGCTGATGGTAGACGATAGAATAGAAAACATTCTGCCCGCTAAGCGACTGGGCATGAACGGTATCGTTTTCAAAAACACCCGGCAATTTGCCGGGGAATTAAAAAAATACGAGTTGATTTAG
- a CDS encoding endonuclease Q family protein, with the protein MRIIADLQIHSKYSRACSQDLNPGNIGKWADKKGIQVIGTGDFTHPKWLAELKDALEETKPGLYQLKDRSARAYFMLTAEVSSIYKQGDKVRRIHNMILAPNFAAVEKIIAGLEKTGANLKSDGRPIMGVKCPDLVKIVLDADPGNVIIPAHAWTPHFGLFGSLSGFDTIEEAFGDQAKHIFAIETGLSSDPKMNWQISRLDNYSLVSNSDAHSLRKIGREANVFEIPEEKLSFDEIIRVIKDKNPKEFLFTIEFFPEEGKYHLDGHADCKFSCLPKETKRLKGICPVCGKKLLIGVLNRVEALGDREFGFIPKRAIPFRSVIPLEEVIAETYGTGIGKKVLETYERMVSNAPGAVAPPPLNLRGGRGSYYTEFEILLDLPREEIVKISDPIVAESIIRIREGKVRIEGGYDGVFGKIHIYSDEERKKAEQHSLF; encoded by the coding sequence ATGCGAATCATCGCTGACCTACAAATCCATTCAAAATACTCCCGAGCGTGTTCCCAGGACCTGAATCCTGGGAACATTGGTAAGTGGGCGGATAAAAAAGGCATCCAGGTGATCGGCACCGGAGACTTTACGCATCCCAAGTGGCTGGCGGAACTCAAAGATGCTTTGGAAGAAACCAAGCCCGGGCTTTATCAGCTCAAGGACAGATCCGCAAGGGCTTATTTTATGCTGACCGCGGAAGTGTCGTCTATCTATAAACAGGGCGACAAGGTCCGCAGGATCCACAATATGATCTTGGCCCCGAATTTTGCAGCAGTTGAAAAGATAATTGCGGGTTTGGAAAAAACAGGCGCCAATCTTAAGTCCGACGGCCGGCCGATCATGGGCGTGAAGTGTCCGGACCTGGTCAAAATAGTTTTAGATGCAGATCCCGGGAATGTGATCATTCCGGCGCATGCCTGGACCCCGCATTTCGGGTTGTTCGGCTCGCTTTCAGGGTTTGACACGATCGAAGAAGCCTTCGGCGACCAGGCAAAGCATATTTTTGCGATTGAAACCGGGTTGTCATCTGACCCAAAGATGAATTGGCAGATCTCGAGGCTTGATAATTATAGTTTGGTATCCAATTCTGATGCGCACAGTTTGCGGAAGATCGGCCGCGAAGCCAATGTCTTTGAAATTCCTGAAGAAAAATTATCATTTGATGAAATTATCCGGGTGATCAAAGATAAAAACCCAAAAGAATTTTTGTTTACAATAGAATTCTTCCCGGAAGAGGGCAAATATCATCTGGATGGGCACGCGGACTGCAAGTTCTCCTGTTTGCCGAAAGAAACCAAGCGATTGAAAGGAATTTGCCCGGTTTGCGGCAAGAAATTATTGATCGGCGTTTTAAACAGGGTTGAGGCGTTGGGGGATAGGGAATTCGGCTTTATCCCAAAACGCGCAATTCCGTTTAGAAGTGTTATTCCCTTGGAAGAGGTGATAGCTGAAACATACGGCACCGGTATTGGCAAAAAAGTTTTGGAAACATATGAACGAATGGTTAGTAACGCCCCCGGCGCTGTCGCGCCACCCCCTCTTAATTTAAGAGGGGGTAGGGGGAGTTATTATACAGAGTTTGAGATACTCTTAGATTTACCACGAGAGGAAATAGTAAAAATTTCCGACCCGATTGTGGCAGAATCAATCATCCGTATTCGGGAAGGCAAAGTCCGCATTGAAGGCGGGTATGACGGAGTGTTTGGTAAAATCCATATATATTCTGACGAGGAAAGAAAGAAAGCCGAACAGCATAGTTTGTTTTGA
- a CDS encoding CHC2 zinc finger domain-containing protein: MFDSPIDEIKSRLTITEVLGDYIQMKKAGTNFKAVCPFHSEKTPSLMVSPSKQIWHCFGCGLGGDIFEFIKLIENVEFPEALADPGGPRRRRTEKTDS; this comes from the coding sequence ATGTTCGATTCACCGATTGACGAGATCAAATCCCGGCTGACCATTACTGAAGTTCTGGGAGATTATATCCAGATGAAGAAAGCCGGGACGAATTTTAAAGCGGTTTGTCCGTTCCATTCGGAAAAAACGCCGTCTTTAATGGTGTCGCCGTCAAAACAGATCTGGCACTGCTTTGGCTGCGGCCTGGGCGGGGATATTTTTGAATTCATCAAACTGATAGAGAACGTAGAGTTTCCCGAAGCGCTTGCGGATCCTGGCGGACCGCGCCGGCGTAGAACTGAAAAAACCGACAGTTGA
- a CDS encoding NUDIX domain-containing protein produces MAEDKKKWKREISAGGVVYKKQKGQIFVLMIMPTGRKYGPPEGYWAFPKGKIDEGEDKRHAALREVKEETGVQAKIMEDLSYVKFFRNYDQTLKFVHYFLMEYALGKLADHDREVAKVKWFKLSEIESHLKWPADKEVFERAKKILENV; encoded by the coding sequence ATGGCGGAAGATAAGAAAAAATGGAAGCGGGAGATCTCGGCCGGCGGCGTTGTTTATAAGAAACAAAAGGGCCAGATTTTCGTATTAATGATCATGCCTACGGGCAGAAAGTACGGTCCACCCGAGGGCTACTGGGCTTTTCCCAAAGGCAAAATAGACGAAGGGGAGGACAAGAGGCATGCCGCGCTGCGGGAAGTTAAGGAAGAAACAGGCGTGCAGGCAAAGATCATGGAAGATCTGAGCTATGTTAAGTTTTTTCGAAATTACGACCAGACGCTTAAGTTTGTCCATTATTTTTTGATGGAATATGCCTTGGGCAAGCTTGCTGACCACGACAGGGAAGTCGCAAAGGTGAAGTGGTTCAAATTAAGCGAGATTGAATCTCATCTGAAATGGCCTGCTGATAAAGAAGTTTTTGAGAGAGCGAAGAAAATATTAGAAAATGTCTAA